A stretch of the Deltaproteobacteria bacterium GWC2_65_14 genome encodes the following:
- a CDS encoding 5'/3'-nucleotidase SurE, whose product MILVCNDDGYRSEGILALAEALRALGTVYVVAPDRERSAAGHSLTLSHPLRVEKVGTRAYAVDGTPTDCVNLAVNGILRGKKIALVASGINKGANMGDDITYSGTVAGAMEGTLLGIPSIAVSLASRNHFRFEASAKFTHEVARKVLRHKIPKDTLLNINLPNVPPEEIRGVRVTRQGKRIYGDAIVEKRDPRGRKYYWIGGDSLEREDIPGSDLEAVEEGYISVTPLHLDMTDYASLRAIRRWKW is encoded by the coding sequence ATCATCCTCGTGTGCAACGATGACGGCTACCGGTCCGAGGGGATCCTCGCCCTGGCGGAGGCGTTGCGCGCCCTGGGGACCGTCTACGTCGTCGCGCCGGACCGCGAGAGGAGCGCGGCGGGCCATTCCCTCACCCTCTCCCACCCGCTGCGGGTGGAGAAGGTGGGGACCCGGGCCTACGCCGTCGACGGCACCCCGACCGACTGCGTGAACCTCGCCGTGAACGGGATCCTTCGGGGAAAGAAGATCGCCCTGGTCGCCTCCGGGATCAACAAGGGGGCGAACATGGGGGACGATATCACCTACTCGGGGACCGTGGCCGGCGCGATGGAGGGGACGCTGCTGGGGATCCCGTCGATCGCGGTCTCCCTCGCGTCGCGGAACCATTTCCGCTTCGAGGCGTCGGCGAAGTTCACCCACGAGGTGGCCAGGAAGGTCCTCCGCCACAAGATCCCGAAGGATACCCTGCTGAACATCAATCTCCCGAACGTCCCGCCGGAGGAGATCCGGGGGGTCCGGGTGACGCGGCAGGGAAAGCGGATCTACGGGGACGCGATCGTCGAGAAGCGGGACCCGAGGGGAAGGAAGTATTACTGGATCGGCGGCGATTCCCTCGAGCGGGAGGATATCCCCGGATCCGATCTCGAGGCGGTCGAGGAGGGATACATCTCCGTGACCCCCCTCCATCTCGACATGACCGACTACGCGTCCCTGCGCGCGATCCGCCGGTGGAAGTGGTAG
- a CDS encoding deoxyguanosinetriphosphate triphosphohydrolase, producing MLDRAEFERQEAARLAPYAVKSCETRGRRHPEPEDPFRSVFQRDRDRVIHSAAFRRLEYKTQVFVNHEGDHYRTRLTHTIEVSQIARSISRALRLNEDLTEAIVLAHDLGHTPFGHAGERRMAELMEGEGGFEHNLQSLRVVDLLEKRYPDFDGLNLTFEVREGICKHSSQYDDPPSVDEFDSPGFPTLEAQVADISDEIAYSNHDVDDGIRSGMLSVSGMESVPLWKEAVRFVRNEYTAIDEDILRSRSISFMISALSRNLIHATDERLKREGIQSVEDGRNCRNKCVSFDENMKDKNMELKKYLLENMYGNYRVMRMEQKARRILGELFQTYCERPQQLPPHIFARMNQEGKKRVVCDYIAGMTDRYVLEEYRKLFDPMEKV from the coding sequence ATGCTTGACCGGGCGGAATTCGAGCGCCAGGAGGCTGCGCGACTGGCTCCCTATGCCGTGAAGAGCTGCGAGACGAGGGGGAGGAGACACCCTGAGCCGGAGGATCCTTTCCGGTCCGTCTTCCAGCGGGACAGGGACCGCGTCATCCACTCGGCTGCCTTCCGACGGCTGGAGTACAAGACCCAGGTGTTCGTGAACCACGAAGGGGACCATTACCGGACCCGGCTCACGCACACGATCGAGGTCTCCCAGATCGCCCGGTCGATCTCCCGCGCCCTCCGCCTGAACGAGGATCTCACGGAGGCGATCGTGCTGGCCCACGACCTCGGCCACACCCCCTTCGGGCACGCGGGAGAGCGGAGAATGGCCGAGTTGATGGAAGGGGAGGGGGGGTTCGAGCACAACCTCCAGAGTCTCCGGGTGGTCGACCTGCTCGAGAAGCGGTATCCCGATTTCGACGGGCTGAATCTCACATTTGAGGTCCGCGAGGGAATCTGCAAGCACAGCTCCCAGTACGACGATCCTCCCTCCGTGGATGAGTTCGACTCTCCCGGGTTTCCCACCCTGGAAGCGCAGGTCGCCGATATCTCCGACGAGATCGCCTACAGCAACCATGACGTCGACGACGGGATCCGTTCCGGAATGCTCTCGGTTTCCGGGATGGAATCGGTTCCGCTCTGGAAGGAAGCGGTCCGGTTCGTTCGGAATGAATATACTGCAATAGATGAGGATATATTACGTTCCCGCTCGATATCATTCATGATATCCGCCCTATCCCGCAACCTGATTCATGCCACGGACGAGCGACTGAAGCGGGAGGGGATCCAGTCGGTCGAGGATGGGAGGAATTGCAGGAATAAGTGTGTTTCCTTTGATGAGAACATGAAGGATAAGAACATGGAATTAAAGAAATACCTATTGGAGAACATGTACGGGAATTACCGGGTGATGCGGATGGAGCAGAAGGCTCGAAGAATCCTCGGCGAGCTGTTTCAGACATACTGCGAACGTCCGCAGCAGCTTCCCCCCCACATCTTTGCCAGGATGAACCAGGAAGGAAAGAAGCGGGTGGTGTGCGACTATATCGCGGGGATGACGGATCGGTATGTCCTGGAGGAATACCGGAAGCTCTTTGATCCGATGGAGAAAGTATAG
- a CDS encoding integration host factor subunit alpha — protein MTKADLVEIVYEKVGGLSKKESQDIVEAIFDTMKGVLKSGEKIKISGFGNFILRDKRPRKGRNPQTGDDIQITARRVLTFRPSQILKAYINQDKA, from the coding sequence ATGACGAAGGCTGACCTGGTCGAGATCGTGTACGAAAAGGTGGGCGGCCTCTCGAAGAAGGAGTCGCAGGACATCGTGGAGGCGATCTTCGATACGATGAAGGGTGTCCTGAAGAGCGGAGAAAAGATCAAGATTTCCGGCTTCGGGAACTTCATTCTCCGCGACAAGCGGCCGCGAAAGGGACGCAACCCGCAGACCGGGGACGACATCCAGATCACGGCGCGGCGCGTGCTCACCTTCCGGCCGAGCCAGATCCTGAAGGCGTACATCAACCAGGACAAGGCGTAG
- a CDS encoding mannose-6-phosphate isomerase: MTLDELAQSWAGEKGERPWGYYLVLLEAEGFKVKQFAVRPGKRLSLQRHRHRAEHWVLVRGEALVTLDGRKVRMAAGGSIDIPLGAVHRIENTGEETVVVTEVQQGEYLGEDDIERLEDDFGRA, translated from the coding sequence ATGACCCTCGACGAGCTTGCGCAAAGCTGGGCCGGCGAAAAAGGGGAACGGCCCTGGGGGTACTACCTGGTCCTCCTCGAAGCGGAAGGATTCAAGGTCAAGCAGTTCGCCGTCCGGCCGGGGAAGCGGCTCAGCCTGCAGCGGCATCGGCACCGGGCGGAGCATTGGGTTCTCGTCCGGGGAGAGGCGCTGGTCACACTCGACGGACGGAAGGTCCGGATGGCCGCGGGCGGGTCGATCGACATCCCTCTCGGGGCGGTCCACCGGATCGAGAACACCGGGGAGGAGACGGTCGTCGTGACCGAGGTGCAGCAGGGGGAGTATCTCGGCGAGGACGATATCGAGCGACTCGAGGATGACTTCGGCCGGGCCTGA
- a CDS encoding adenine phosphoribosyltransferase: protein MNRLKRRIRNIPDFPIKGIQFKDITTLLADPASYQRAIDLLAHRHFDKRIEAVVGIEARGFVMGAALAYKLGVGVILVRKAGKLPYKTVSASYDLEYGKDRLEIHADAIRPGMKVVIADDVLATGGTVAAVVDLLTRLQADIVECCFLAELTDLNGRGKLKGKKVFSLIKFSE from the coding sequence ATGAACAGGCTGAAGCGGCGGATCCGCAACATCCCCGACTTCCCGATCAAGGGGATCCAGTTCAAGGACATCACGACGCTTCTGGCCGACCCCGCCTCGTACCAGAGAGCCATCGACCTTTTGGCGCACCGGCATTTCGACAAGAGGATCGAGGCGGTCGTCGGGATCGAGGCGAGGGGATTCGTGATGGGGGCGGCGCTGGCCTACAAGCTGGGCGTCGGCGTCATCCTGGTCCGGAAGGCGGGAAAGCTCCCGTACAAGACGGTCTCGGCCTCCTACGACCTCGAGTACGGGAAGGACCGCCTGGAGATCCACGCGGACGCGATCCGCCCCGGGATGAAGGTCGTGATCGCGGACGACGTGCTCGCGACCGGGGGCACGGTGGCGGCGGTGGTGGATTTGCTGACCCGGCTGCAGGCGGATATTGTAGAATGTTGCTTCCTCGCGGAATTGACGGATCTGAACGGACGGGGAAAGCTCAAGGGGAAAAAAGTGTTTTCCCTGATCAAATTTTCGGAATAG
- a CDS encoding protein-L-isoaspartate O-methyltransferase, translated as MVAEQIASRRIRDPRVLEIMRELPRHRFVPASLARRAYEDAPLPIGEGQTISQPYIVAEMTEALSLEGTERVLEIGTGSGYQTAILCRLAREVVTTERIDSLFLSARTILRELGISNVRFRKGDGTLGSPGDSPFDAILVTAAAPDIPAPLFEQLAEGGIMVIPVGGRWEQDLVRIRKEGGKPRREYLGGCRFVPLLGKHGFSS; from the coding sequence ATGGTCGCCGAGCAGATCGCTTCCCGCCGGATCCGCGATCCGCGGGTGCTCGAGATCATGCGGGAACTTCCCCGGCACCGGTTCGTCCCCGCCTCGCTCGCCCGCCGCGCCTACGAGGACGCCCCCTTGCCCATCGGCGAGGGGCAGACGATTTCCCAGCCCTACATCGTGGCCGAGATGACCGAAGCCCTCTCGCTCGAGGGGACGGAGCGGGTGCTCGAGATCGGGACCGGCTCGGGGTACCAGACGGCGATCCTCTGCCGGCTTGCCCGCGAGGTGGTGACGACGGAGCGGATCGATTCGCTTTTCCTGTCGGCCCGGACGATCCTCCGCGAGCTCGGCATTTCGAATGTGCGCTTCCGCAAGGGGGACGGAACGCTGGGGTCTCCCGGAGACTCCCCGTTCGACGCGATTCTCGTCACCGCGGCGGCTCCGGACATCCCCGCTCCGCTGTTCGAGCAGCTGGCCGAGGGGGGGATCATGGTGATCCCGGTCGGAGGGCGCTGGGAGCAGGATCTCGTCCGGATCCGGAAGGAGGGCGGGAAGCCGCGGCGCGAGTACCTGGGCGGCTGCCGGTTCGTCCCGCTCCTGGGGAAGCACGGATTTTCGTCGTGA
- a CDS encoding phenylalanine--tRNA ligase subunit beta has product MKILHSWLKEFVDSRLSPRELQDALTMAGIEVSSCRFLGEGMEQVVTARIRTLSPHPNADKLSLCKVTDGSREYDIVCGARNMQAGDMVALARPGAKLPSGMEIGKAKIRGQSSEGMLCSEQELGMAEESPGILILPGDTPPGVPLAGAIGMDDWLLEVEVTPNRGDCLSVLGTAREVAAITGEKVVLPDARVREEGPSIRDLASVVVTDTDLCPRYSARVITGVRVGPSPLPVQRRLALCGVRPINNIVDVTNYLLLETGQPMHAFDLDRLGEFRIDVRRSGEPRRFTTLDGVSREIRPEMLLIWDGKGPVAVAGVMGGENTEVLPETRRVLFESAHFSPASIRSTSRKLSLSSESSYRFERGVDPAGTLYAADRAIFLLAESASFSVAAGAFDVGGSGDFSRKVPFRPLRARRIVGKDYSLQECAAVFERLGFRVEGKEGDRWSVDVPPHRFDIEREIDLVEEVARLSGYDSIPTTYPESDAPEFSKDDRLVEEVEKVSEYLRTAGFCQAINFSFVSGKEWEKHAARLAFDPADAMRLSNPISEEMTIMRPHLLTGMLRNVGTNLRRFQEEIRLFEVGKAYGKSMTEGHFEEHRIGIALHGRRTPWAWKGGGEPLDFHDVKGIAESVLRLLGNGPLHFVPAADRPYLEPGRSAEILLEGKGIGWLGAVHRELLDAVEIPGTVWYAELRLLAAIAAPRVPTFRPIPKFPPVSRDYACIFPFDIPVGDVLAMVRELSHEIEEVSVFDLYTGEKIGAGNKSVAFRVRIQPSDRTLTDVEVHSIHTKIVKLLENRFGGKIRTS; this is encoded by the coding sequence GTGAAGATCCTCCATTCCTGGCTCAAGGAATTCGTGGACAGCCGGCTTTCCCCCCGGGAGCTCCAGGATGCGCTCACCATGGCCGGCATCGAGGTTTCCTCCTGCCGTTTCCTCGGGGAGGGGATGGAGCAGGTCGTCACGGCGAGGATCCGAACCCTTTCCCCCCATCCGAACGCGGACAAGCTCTCCCTCTGCAAGGTGACGGACGGTTCCCGGGAATACGACATCGTCTGCGGGGCGAGGAACATGCAGGCGGGGGACATGGTGGCGCTCGCGCGCCCCGGGGCGAAACTTCCGAGCGGGATGGAGATCGGGAAAGCGAAGATCCGGGGGCAGTCCTCCGAGGGGATGCTCTGCTCCGAGCAGGAGCTCGGGATGGCCGAGGAGTCGCCCGGGATCCTGATCCTTCCCGGGGATACGCCGCCCGGGGTTCCGCTGGCCGGAGCGATCGGGATGGACGACTGGCTGCTCGAGGTCGAGGTCACACCGAACCGCGGGGACTGCCTGAGCGTCCTGGGGACGGCCCGCGAGGTCGCCGCGATCACGGGAGAGAAGGTGGTCCTCCCCGACGCGCGGGTGCGGGAAGAGGGGCCGTCGATACGCGACCTGGCCTCCGTCGTGGTGACCGACACGGACCTCTGCCCCCGCTATTCCGCCCGGGTGATCACCGGCGTGAGGGTGGGGCCGTCGCCCCTCCCGGTCCAGAGGCGGCTCGCGTTGTGCGGGGTCCGTCCGATCAACAACATCGTGGATGTCACGAACTACCTCCTGCTGGAGACGGGACAGCCGATGCACGCCTTCGACCTGGACCGCCTCGGGGAGTTCCGGATCGACGTGCGGCGGTCGGGGGAGCCCCGCAGGTTCACCACGCTGGACGGGGTCTCCCGGGAGATCCGCCCGGAGATGCTGCTGATCTGGGACGGGAAGGGTCCGGTCGCGGTGGCGGGGGTGATGGGAGGGGAGAACACGGAGGTGCTCCCGGAAACCCGCCGCGTCCTCTTCGAAAGCGCCCATTTTTCCCCCGCGTCGATCCGTTCGACCTCCCGGAAGCTTTCGCTTTCCAGCGAATCCTCCTACCGGTTCGAGCGGGGGGTGGACCCGGCGGGAACCCTCTACGCCGCGGACCGGGCGATCTTCCTGCTCGCGGAATCGGCCTCGTTCTCCGTCGCCGCCGGCGCCTTCGACGTGGGCGGGAGCGGCGATTTTTCCCGGAAGGTGCCGTTCCGTCCCCTCCGCGCGCGCCGGATCGTCGGGAAGGACTATTCCCTCCAGGAGTGCGCGGCGGTCTTCGAGCGGCTCGGTTTCCGGGTCGAGGGGAAGGAGGGAGATCGCTGGAGCGTCGACGTTCCGCCGCACCGCTTCGACATCGAGAGGGAGATCGACCTGGTCGAGGAGGTGGCGAGGCTATCCGGGTACGATTCCATTCCCACGACCTACCCGGAATCGGATGCGCCGGAATTCTCGAAGGACGACCGCCTGGTCGAGGAGGTCGAGAAGGTCTCCGAGTACCTGCGCACGGCCGGGTTCTGCCAGGCGATCAACTTCTCCTTCGTTTCCGGGAAGGAATGGGAGAAGCATGCCGCACGGCTCGCGTTCGACCCGGCCGACGCGATGCGGCTGTCCAACCCGATCTCGGAGGAGATGACGATCATGCGGCCTCACCTCCTGACCGGGATGCTGCGGAACGTCGGGACGAACCTGCGGCGGTTCCAGGAGGAGATCCGGCTGTTCGAGGTCGGGAAGGCGTACGGAAAATCGATGACCGAGGGGCATTTCGAGGAGCATCGGATCGGGATCGCCCTCCACGGGCGGCGAACTCCCTGGGCATGGAAGGGGGGAGGGGAACCGCTCGATTTCCACGACGTCAAGGGGATCGCGGAATCGGTCCTCCGCCTGCTCGGAAACGGCCCTCTCCATTTCGTTCCCGCTGCGGACCGGCCGTATCTCGAGCCCGGCAGGTCGGCCGAAATCCTCTTGGAGGGCAAGGGGATCGGATGGCTCGGCGCGGTGCACCGCGAGCTGCTCGACGCGGTGGAGATCCCGGGGACGGTCTGGTACGCGGAGCTTCGGCTCCTGGCGGCGATCGCCGCTCCGCGCGTCCCGACCTTCCGGCCGATCCCGAAGTTCCCGCCGGTTTCCCGGGATTACGCCTGCATCTTCCCATTCGACATCCCGGTGGGAGACGTCCTGGCGATGGTGCGCGAGCTCTCACACGAGATCGAAGAGGTTTCGGTATTCGACCTGTACACCGGGGAAAAGATCGGCGCGGGGAACAAAAGCGTCGCATTCCGGGTCCGGATCCAGCCATCGGACAGAACCTTGACGGACGTCGAAGTCCATAGTATACATACCAAAATAGTAAAATTGCTGGAGAATCGGTTCGGCGGTAAGATTCGCACCTCGTAA